A genomic region of Streptomyces rimosus contains the following coding sequences:
- a CDS encoding ZIP family metal transporter, translating to MPVAIALGAFLMTLLGGWIAHRVTDRRHLVLGLAGGLMLGVVGLDLLPEALEAAGGEVFGVPAALLCFVLGFLATHAVERLLAVRKAAHGMDPEERVPQVGLTAATAMVVHSFMDGFAIGLAYQVGRDMAVAVALAVIAHDFADGFNTYTITSLYGNARNRALLMLGADALAPLAGAAATLAFTLPEQWLGVYLGFFGGVLLYLATSDILPEAHHDHPALSTLLCTVAGVAFIWLVVGIAA from the coding sequence GTGCCGGTGGCCATCGCGCTGGGCGCTTTCCTGATGACGCTGCTCGGCGGCTGGATCGCGCACCGCGTCACCGACCGCAGGCACCTGGTCCTGGGCCTGGCCGGCGGTCTGATGCTGGGCGTGGTCGGCCTCGACCTGCTGCCGGAGGCGCTGGAGGCGGCGGGCGGCGAGGTGTTCGGGGTGCCTGCCGCCCTGCTGTGCTTCGTGCTGGGCTTCCTCGCCACGCACGCGGTCGAACGGCTGCTGGCGGTCCGCAAGGCCGCCCACGGCATGGACCCGGAGGAGCGGGTGCCGCAGGTCGGTCTGACGGCCGCCACCGCCATGGTGGTGCACAGTTTCATGGACGGCTTCGCGATCGGCCTGGCGTACCAGGTGGGCCGGGACATGGCGGTGGCGGTGGCGCTCGCCGTCATCGCCCATGACTTCGCGGACGGCTTCAACACGTACACGATCACCAGCCTGTACGGGAATGCCCGCAACCGGGCGCTGCTGATGCTCGGCGCGGACGCGCTGGCCCCGCTGGCCGGTGCCGCCGCCACCCTGGCGTTCACTCTTCCGGAGCAATGGCTCGGTGTGTACCTGGGCTTCTTCGGCGGTGTGCTGCTCTACCTGGCGACCTCCGACATCCTCCCGGAGGCGCATCACGACCATCCCGCGCTGTCCACGCTGCTGTGCACCGTGGCGGGGGTGGCGTTCATCTGGCTGGTGGTCGGTATCGCGGCGTGA
- a CDS encoding VOC family protein — MADAVLDHLVLATPDLESTAAEVAALTGVRPVPGGGHPGRGTRNALLGLGDGAYLEIIGPDPAQPAPEGPRWFGIDSLAGPRLAHWAVRVHGMAGHVARARALGYDPGEPVTMSRRTPDGGTLSWTLTPPRPGGLVPFLLDWGDAPHPAAGEALPVVRLRAFSGTHPDPATIRAELAALGTALTVEAGDEPGLTAVLEGRNGRVSIGAGAGTP, encoded by the coding sequence GTGGCTGACGCCGTACTGGACCACCTGGTCCTCGCCACCCCCGATCTGGAGAGCACCGCCGCCGAGGTCGCCGCGCTGACCGGCGTCCGGCCGGTGCCGGGCGGCGGGCACCCCGGCCGGGGCACCCGCAACGCCCTGCTGGGGCTGGGCGACGGCGCCTACCTGGAGATCATCGGTCCGGACCCCGCGCAGCCCGCCCCCGAGGGGCCGCGCTGGTTCGGCATCGACTCGCTGGCCGGTCCGCGGCTGGCCCACTGGGCGGTCCGGGTCCACGGCATGGCCGGACACGTCGCGCGGGCCCGCGCGCTGGGCTACGACCCGGGCGAGCCGGTGACGATGAGCCGCCGGACGCCGGACGGCGGCACCCTGTCGTGGACCCTGACGCCGCCGCGCCCGGGCGGGCTGGTGCCGTTCCTGCTGGACTGGGGCGACGCCCCGCACCCGGCCGCCGGGGAGGCGCTGCCCGTCGTACGGCTGCGGGCGTTCTCCGGTACGCACCCCGACCCGGCGACGATCCGCGCCGAACTGGCCGCGCTGGGGACCGCGCTCACCGTCGAGGCGGGCGACGAGCCCGGACTGACGGCCGTACTGGAAGGGCGCAACGGCCGGGTCTCCATAGGCGCGGGAGCCGGCACGCCATGA